CGAATATAACGTATCGGGAGCTCGCCATCACAATCAAAGGTCCATGGGTGGAAACTATATTATgggaagtgccgttactagCGATTGTGTGTGAAGTAGTGCATAGCAAGCGGACGCAACATATTGGGGCTGCCGAGGCAGTTGAACACCTCAATGCGAAGTTGGATAAACTTTTTGCTACATACGTGAATGGTGAACTAGACATGTTTCGGGTCACGGATTTTGGGACACGACGGCGCTACAGCTTCGATGTGCAGGAAGCCATTGTCAGGACGTTGCAGTCGCATCCATCATTTGGACGGAACTTTTCTGGCACGAGCAATTACCATTTGGCGATGAAGCTGGGTCTACCGGCGGTAGGGACGCAGGCACACGAGTGGTTTCAGGCCCATCAGCAGCTTTCCCCAGTTCTACGGGATTTCCAGCGCGTGGCTCTTAAGCAGTGGTTGCTAGAGTACCCTCAAGATCTTCACATCGCACTCACCGACTGTATTTCAATGGACGGTTTTCTGGGTGACTTTGATGCTGACCTCGCACAAGCGTACGTCGGCTTGCGGCACGATTCGGGTAATCCATATGTTTGGGGTCGCAAGGCCATTGAGCATTATAAGCGATTCAATATTGATCCGAAGTTGAAGACGCTTGTCTTTTCCGATTCTCTTGACCTTGAGAGGGCCGCAAAACTGCATTGTACCTTTGCGCAGGAGTCAAATGTCATGTGTGGTATCGGAACCCAACTCACGTGCTCCATCCCCGGTGTGCAACCGCTGAGCATTGTGATTAAGATGACAGAATGCGATGGGAAGCCTGTTGCAAAGATATCTGATGAACCAGAGAAAACTACATTTAGGGATTTGGACTATGTTCAATTGTTAGGGCGAACATTCAATGTGGAATTGCAGGATATGATTGATGCGGGTTGTGGTAGGAGCGCTGTTCACCACCCAACACAGGTACAATGACAAAATTGGAAGGTTGAGCAAGTGCTCATGAATTCAAGAGAATAAGGAAGAGTCGCCGATGGTTTCTCcatatattccttttttgtctttggcTCTCTCGCCTAATTTGTTTgctaattttaaaaatttatcTTGTCTTGTTGGTATAcgttttttcatttcatttcatctctcagtttttttttttcgcttagGCACTTCACACGTATTTTTAAGGTATggttttcactttgttttgcgtgtgcgtgtgttttgTGCTCGGATACTGGTGTTTACATGTAGCGCTGTGTGTTGAAACAGggtatgtgtgtggggaaaACGCTGATTTTACATTGCTTCTCTCATTTGATGTTGTGCCGCTTGCTGCTGTTCGGCTTGAATCTGTTAATGCCTGTCCCTGCATCCCTGCGCTCCTCTTATCCGCATTGTACGCTCAATGGGAGCTTCACAGAGAGAAACATTAGGAGGAATGTTGTGGGATTGAAGGAAagtgcttctttttcattctctaaccattattttcatcttcaAGTGCCCTCGTGTGTCACTAGCATGAGGGACAAAGCACAATATGACGTGCCGAATGGCGGGGCGTATCGCTGAGAAGTTGTTGTCACGGCAATAATATGATGTGGATACGGTGCAGCACAGTAGTTGAGGGCATTGATAGAGTTGGGtggattattttctttttcattttgctttCCCAGACACTGAAATGGGAGTCGGTGCGTGGCGCCAACACTACCCTCACTTGCGCCTCGTGAAGGTCTATCGTGTGACATATGGTGCTGCAAAGCTGTTCGGTCATTTATCCCTCTTCGCTCGGAAATTACCTTTCTTCCGCTGCTGTTCTGTGATCTTGGTAGCTCGTAAACACTTCAAAGTGCAAAATTCCTAATCCTTATGGCCATGCAActgctcactttttttttcttcttgatcGACGTCGGGCCGAAGCTTCTGCTATCCCTTCTAGAAGCGCGTGTATACTTCTATATATTCTAACTATCGAGTAAAGGGTAATAATACTGCTGTCTGCACCACGACCTAATGAAAGCTTATGGAGAAAACCGAGACATGTAGAGGGGTCCTCAGTCGGTTGCCGCGCTTCCCCCTTCCGCTATTGTGGATACCCTCCTAAACAATCTTTCGTGTGCAACAATTCCCacacttttattttctttttaaatcaATGTTTATCAGCTCGGTGGCAACGTAGCGATAAGCTCGTGAGCGCAAATTGCCGTGCCTGCGCTCAGGCGTTAAGCATTTGTTATTTAATAGCGGTTctaataatattttttgtttcgtcttttttggtttgctgGGATGTGGCGCCGTGCATTCGTTTAGGACTCTACGCGCCCGCCCTTTGGGGAATCCGCGACACGCAGTATATGTGAGGGAAATTTGATATTCGCTATCCCGTTGCATTCATTCTAGAATAGTGACGAGGGAAAGAGGTTAGGGGGAACAGTTGGGCGGTTTGCTTGGTTCTATCGAATAACTGCCACTTTTCTCCTCCCATCTTTTAGTTGACGTACTTTTCTTCGATTTCCTTCACCATTTTTCAGtgttcccttcctcttcgcTCTCTCCTTTTATTATGAAATAGAGTGATGGAGTATTCGTCAGATGCAGTGTTGAATGGATATGCTTTACTAGTTTGGTGTGCTCCATCTGTTAAAGAGGAGGGGGATACTTTTTTGCGTGCTTTCTTCTTGCGGCGCTTTCAAGGGACAGTGGCCGCTTCACCCGCCAGTATTGTTTTCGCAACGCCCAATGGTTCACATAAAACCACCTTTTGGGGTGCCGATGGCGAAGGGGGTGCGGAGCCCCCCGACCGTGGAAGCGAGGCGTTGGTATTTTTCCGCGAGCGAGAGGGGGTTAAAATTGTTTTGTCAGGCATCGTTCAGCGCATACTGCATGAGAAGGAGCCACACAGCGGGGTAGAGCTGCTGCGTGGGTATGTGTTCTTGGGTACTGATCGTTTGTTAGTTGAAGGTGTTTTTCACCCGACGAGTTGCGCTGTGGGTGCGGGGGGAACAGAAGTCAGTGGGAGAGCCAATACGTCAGGTAGTGATGACAGCTTGTGGAGACGGCGAGTGTGCACCGACTCATGCTCACAATCATTAATGGGTTGGGGTCAACCGCGGGCTGAAGTTGTCGGAATGGGACGGGACGAGACTGTTGATTATAATCGCGTTACTGATTCTTACctgggaggtggaggagacTTTGCCGCCACTCCTTCCCAGGGTTGTGATAATAAGAATCATAGTGACCCCCAGTGCAATTCTTACCATGGGAAATCGAGAGAACACAATCGTGGGGGACGTATTGTTTTGCGCGTGACATTTGTGTGCTTGCTCGGCCGCTGCAAGGGTCTGCACGAGGGCGGGCACGGTGGTTGCCACTCAACTGGTGTCTCCACCCACGTTGTTTTTAAACTTCTGCGTGGTACTTGCTTCCCGCGGGGCATTATTATGTTTCCTCCGAGATTACTTGGTTGTACCGATGGGGTTATGGGCGGGGATGGGGCCTGGGGGGTTGATGCCGTCGTGGAAGTGGAGGATGCGGAGGCTGCAAATTCCGTTGTTGATTCTTTCGACGGTTCCTTACTCGAGCTCGTAAAACCAGGCCCAAACTCAGACGAAGTGGAGTTTaggtttcgtttgtttgtgcgcGAGGACCGGCCTGGGGTGGAGCAGAAGCTTTCAATTCCATTCAACACTGAGTCAGAGTTAAGCATAACTCCAAGTAACTTGCTTCAGATGGGTGGGTCGTTTCGTTGTGAAAAGTATTCCGTCGAGCCAGCTGATACGGCAGCCAACGGGAGGTGGAACGCTGCTGTGGTACGTGCAAATGGCATAGCCGATAATCTTGTAGGGTTGGGGAGTATACAACATTTTTCAAGGGACCTAGCCCCTGGTCACCAGGGGATGAATTATGGGCACGACGCAGGCCTTAGCCGATCCCCTGAGCGGGGCTACGATAGCGTGCAGCGAAGCCGAAATCGCAGTCGAGGGCGGAGTCGGAGCCGGAGCCGAAGTCGAAGCCGCAGACGTGCTCGAAGGCGGGACCGGAGCCGCAGCCAACACCGAAGCCGAGTTCGcagccgcagccgcagccgcagcGGGCGACGGGGGCGCCGGCGAGCTCACGGTCGAAGTCGAAGTCGAAATCGCAGTCGAGGGCGGAGCCGAATCCGAACTCGTGGCCGTAAGCGAAGTCGTAGCTCTAGCCGTGGCTCTTGGTACAGCTACAGCTCTGCCTCCAACTCTG
The genomic region above belongs to Trypanosoma brucei brucei TREU927 chromosome 10, whole genome shotgun sequence and contains:
- a CDS encoding nicotinate phosphoribosyltransferase, putative codes for the protein MKPIIKSILDTDAYKLHMQQAVFHFYPTIHVVYEFQCRSSENKLGDAADAIREQVDLMRHVALTDDEYAYLSTKRYLKKDYLDWLREYRFKPDQVIIDAVPKTRCNGETNITYRELAITIKGPWVETILWEVPLLAIVCEVVHSKRTQHIGAAEAVEHLNAKLDKLFATYVNGELDMFRVTDFGTRRRYSFDVQEAIVRTLQSHPSFGRNFSGTSNYHLAMKLGLPAVGTQAHEWFQAHQQLSPVLRDFQRVALKQWLLEYPQDLHIALTDCISMDGFLGDFDADLAQAYVGLRHDSGNPYVWGRKAIEHYKRFNIDPKLKTLVFSDSLDLERAAKLHCTFAQESNVMCGIGTQLTCSIPGVQPLSIVIKMTECDGKPVAKISDEPEKTTFRDLDYVQLLGRTFNVELQDMIDAGCGRSAVHHPTQVQ